The proteins below come from a single Oncorhynchus keta strain PuntledgeMale-10-30-2019 chromosome 1, Oket_V2, whole genome shotgun sequence genomic window:
- the LOC127931831 gene encoding uncharacterized protein pXO2-14/BXB0013/GBAA_pXO2_0013-like produces the protein MVRGTRVSYMARGTRCVTVDHMTGVSNMVRGTRVSNMVRGTRGVTVDHITGVSNMVRGTRGVTVDHITGVSNMVRGTRCVTVDYITGVSNMVRGTRVSNMARGTRVSNMARGTRVSNMVRGTRVSNMVRGTRVSNMVRGTRVSNMVRGTRVSNMVRGTRVSYMARGTRCVTVDHMTGVSNMVRGTRVSNMVRGTRGVTVDHITGVSNMVRGTRVRNMVRGTRCVTVDHITGVSNMVRGTRVSNMVRGTRGVTVDHITGVSNMGRGTSVSNMVKCTRVSNMVRGTRGVTVDHITGVSNMVRGTRCVTVDHITGVSDMVRGTRVSNMVRGLGVLQ, from the exons atggtcaggggGACTAGGGTTAGTTACATGGCCAGGGGGACTAGGTGTGTTACAGTAGACCATATGAcaggggttagtaacatggtcaggggtactagggttagtaacatggtcaggggGACTAGGGGTGTTACAGTAGATCATATTAcaggggttagtaacatggtcaggggGACTAGGGGTGTTACAGTAGATCATATTAcaggggttagtaacatggtcaggggGACTAGGTGTGTTACAGTAGACTATATTAcaggggttagtaacatggtcaggggTACTAGGGTTAGTAACATGGCCAGGGGTACTAGGGTTAGTAACATGGCCAGGGGGActagggttagtaacatggtcagggggactagggttagtaacatggtcagggggactagggttagtaacatggtcagggggactagggttagtaacatggtcaggggtactagggttagtaacatggtcaggggGACTAGGGTTAGTTACATGGCCAGGGGGACTAGGTGTGTTACAGTAGACCATATGAcaggggttagtaacatggtcaggggtactagggttagtaacatggtcaggggGACTAG GGGTGTTACAGTAGACCATATTAcaggggttagtaacatggtcaggggTACTAGGGTTCGTAACATGGTCAGGGGGACTAG GTGTGTTACAGTAGACCATATTAcaggggttagtaacatggtcaggggtactagggttagtaacatggtcaggggGACTAGGGGTGTTACAGTAGATCATATTACAGGGGTTAGTAACATGGGCAGGGGTACTAGCGTTAGTAACATGGTCAAGTGTActagggttagtaacatggtcaggggGACTAGGGGTGTTACAGTAGACCATATTAcaggggttagtaacatggtcaggggGACTAGGTGTGTTACAGTAGATCATATTACAGGGGTTAGTGACATGGTCAGGGGGActagggttagtaacatggtcaggggACTAGGGGTGTTACAGTAG